The DNA sequence TCCGGGATTTTGCCGGAGAACTTGTTTTTCGAGAGGTAAACTTTCTTTAACGAGTTCATTTCGGCAAAGAAATCCTTTGGGATTTCGCCGGAGAAATTGTTGTTGGTTATTGCCAGAGACTTGAGAGCTCCAAGTGTGTGGAAGTCGGGGATACTTCCAGCGAAGTTGTTGTCGTCAAAGCTAAGGGCTCGGAGGCCCTTGAGTTGGGTCAAGGCTTCGATGTTGATTGTTCCAGAAAGGCCCATTTTCTGGAGATGAAGACCCTGGACGATGCCGCCCTTAGTGCAGTAGACGCCGGCCCATTTGCATGGGGAGGAACCCGGGATGGGAACCCAGTTGGCCAAGGCCGTAGAGTTGGTGAAGGATGCCTTGAGCTTAAGCAAGGCTTCCTCCTGGGACAAGGAAAGCGAGAGGTAAGGGGAGAAGgtaaagaagaggaggaggaggaagaggaaggggAGGCGGCAGCCAACAGCGACCATTGCCGAGATGGGACTACAATGAGAGCCGCTGTTGCTGATCGGACGAGGAAGAGAGAAGGTGtatgggtggtggtggtgatttgattttgttgatcatGAAATTTCGTGGGGGGAGTAGGAGGAAGAAGATAGTTTGTCATTTTGGGGGGTGTGGGGTGAAGTTGTGTGGCTTTGAGAAATGGGGGAATGGTGAGATGGAACTAACCAGATTTTACATGAGAAACTAAGAATAGGGGAGGGGACAGAGGTGAAGAGGCTGTGTTAGAGCTGTGGCATTGAGAGGAAGAGAGGGAGGTTTGGGACTTGATCGAGGTTGACAAGGTCAACAACCTCTGGATTTTCCTACATTTTAGGAGTCCCAACACAACAATTCTTTGCCTGGCTATATCTGTTGCATCTGATTTTTAGTTTGCAAAAAACCCAATtgttattctcaaaaaaaaaaaaaaaaaaaccaagtgtTCAGTTTGTTACAAAGTCTAGTTTAGATGTCAACTTTAACAAGACAACAACCTTTGcctaaattcaaaattttgaacaaagtCTCAGGTTGGGTTTAGATTATTGTTTTCTAATTTTGGAGACTTGCTCAAATTTAACAGTGGAAGGTATAACATAGTCGATTATATCAAATTTATTAGACTTTGCAAAATCTAATGAAGAGAATACGTCTTTCATCACTTCTTCATCACTTCTCAGTAATTTAATAGACACAGCATTAACGTACATTAGCACAAGTTCAatcccttttttctttccttttattcCATCAAATTAGGTTTTGAGGATGAGCTATACTCGAATCATCATTGAGAAAAATCAAATGCAAATTACAGAGGTGGCTTCTTGGTATGTACAATTGCTTTGATCTTGTAAGTTATAACATAGAAGTAAATAGCTAATTGGTGTTGCAACAAGCCTCCATGATCAGTAGTACTCCTCAAGTCCAAAAGTACTAGTATTGTGAAGTGAAAGCCTGCACAGATGAAACTTTAGTAAACTCTGCTGTTTTGAGTGATtgaaaacaagaaaatgaaGTACACAGACTACTTGCATTATTACCGAAAATACGTTAACGTGACCAGGATCTGCAAGATGATCCATCAAGTTCTCAATGGGGTCTTTCCCAGTGTAAATGGCTTGGAACAAGAACCCTACAAAGGCCAACATTGCAAGACGCCCATTCTTGATCTCCTTTGTTCTCAACACCATCACAGGCTCAGGAGATCCTCTTCCCCACATGATCGGGTCAAAAAAGAGCCCACCCGGGTACCCGACATCTGCCTTGGGGATCTTTTTATGAGGCATTTTAGGCTCAATGGAAACACTCCCAGGATTAAGCATATCTGCCCATCTTCTACCTTCAACCCAACCCATTAGTGCTAATTGCACCAAAAACAAGGTTGTTGGGTCTGCAAAGTATTCTCTTTCACCTGCCTCAAACCATGAGAAGTTCTCTAGGAAGCCTAGTCTTTCAAGCCACTCTGGAATCAGAATTCCTGCTACTGCAAGCATTGCCCATCTGCCATGCATCAGTTCAGCTTGTGCAAACCATTTTAGTAATTCTGGATCAGACCCTGTAGACATTGTCACAGTGGGGTGTATATTCTTGGAAAGATAAAATCTCAATTTGGAACTTCTGAGCTTTGCATATTAATATATAAGATTTCGGTCTCTCCACATTTTTATCATAAGTTTTGCTCTAGGTGCTCAAACTTGCATGGTATCAAAGCAGACACACACATTTACCGAGCCAATAGTTTTGGATAACTGGGGAGTGATTTAACACTTTCAAACTATCGTTTTGTAGATGGCAGAGAAGTATACCTCTTGTCTAAGCTATCCTTGAACAATCATGAACGTGCCACATAAACCTTATAATCCATCACACGTCTTGGTTGTCTTGAGATGCAAGATTCGAACATATATTGAGGGCTTCACATTTTATAAGTCACCCAATATAATTTATTAACGTATATGACTCAGAGTACTTTAAAGTATAGAATATAATCCCCAAACTGTCTTGCTCTAATTAACTAACTTCAAAATATAAGTGCACACTTGTTTTTCATATCAAATTGCAATGTCTAGCTTTATGAATTGCCTAATTAAACATACCTAATCCAAGGGGGTCGAAGCCAAAATCACCGGGAAGGCTACAATCAACAAAGAAATAaatcaaataaatatatatgtatatgtatatatatgcgcTAAAATAGAAGACAGTATTCTGACATTAAGAGAGAGGTATAAATCAATATATACCTGCCATCAAGCCACTCAGGAGGTGAACTACCAGGAAACCACAATGGTCTATCTGGAGGGAGTGGTTCACAAACACTTGATACCCCTTTGCTTGCTCCAACACGTGTACTATTTCTCCCTAGCATACATGTTGTGACTCTTAATCCTGGGGAATATTTCCAAGGCACTTCCCTGATTCAACCAGAAACTTTGAGCATGAACAAGAAAATTACAGAAGACTATGAATCTGGAACAGTGTCTATTATAACGCCAGACCCTTGGAAACTAGTGTTAAGAAATCTGaatgttgagacttgagagttaCCTGGTTGGGAAGCTTGAGAGAGCAGAAGAGGCAATGGCCAAGGCCATAATTGATAGCTTTGAGCCTTTGGAAAAGGCTTCAACTTCCAGACTGTGTGACACTGTTTCTACTCCTAGTCCTATGAAGATGGATAATCCTCCATAACAACTTAAGTGGCACAGAAGGAAGAATAAGAACCAGTGGCAACTCGCCACGTGTTCTGGATATGTGCTCCTAGCCTTGTAACTGTGAGCGGTCTGAGGTATATATGCGTGGCCAAACTAACATTTTCACAGCACCTAGAAAAAGATTTTTTAACCAGAAAAATGTCGTAGCATAATCATTGCCCTTGGTCATTTCTTTTAGTATAGATTCCTAGGTCAATCCAATAGGCAAAGAAAAAGTTATCTAGGAAATAGGTGGCTTTTGTCCCAACACAATTGCTAGTTTGAAACTCTGATGCTTAACCAATCTAGTTCTTAATCTTAAAACATAAACCCATTATTAATGTTAACCAACTGGATCCAATTTGAGGGGTTGAATCTTTAATTCTACATGAGAATTAAGTAATCTGCTTAACCAAGCTTGACATTATGTTAGGTGGTGTAGCTCATCCATTGCTTTCTCAAAGTGACATAGTGGTCATCATCCTATTAATATTGTTGTAACCCTGCAAGTTAACTTCACTATGCAGCAAAAGAGACTTCctatttgtttttcttgcttATGCTTAGAATAGTGAAGGAGAAGATAGGGGAAGAGAAACATCAACTCTCACCCATCAAATTGCTAAGCCCAACTTACATAGCAAGTAATGTAATCAAGATGGTTCTTCATTTGAGTTCAACTAATGATTGATTTACACGGTAATTAAACAATATATACTTAattacatatatgtgtgtgtatagacGGATTAGACACAGACATAGAGTAGTTTCAAACTAgtctatcaaaaaaaaaattgatgaaattCATTTACTTTGGAATCGGATTAGTCCACTCGCTGTATTGAGACATTGATTAGAATTTCTCATCAACCAAGAATGAACTAGTAAGTAAATCATTATTAGCTTTGGGCTTCTGGACACGTGGCACGATCCCACACAAGTAGCATGTAATTTCCATGAAACCTCCTGTTGAACAGTCACTTGCATCACTGAGGTAAATCAAAAATGCCCAAAGTTGGAAACTTTGATTTCGTGCTTGGCTGAGCTTAGCAGCCTTCCCTTGAAATGCACTCAAACTCGCCCATTTCATAAACCAAATCCACCAGACTCTGCTCACCAACACTAACATCTCACCCAATTCTGGGCACCCCATTTCTCTCTGAATCAAACCCCATATAGATCCTCCTCTGTTTTCCCACAAAACCCATGTCCTCAAATTTCACACACACCCACTTATTCGATTTCCCGGATCGAATTGACTCAACCCAGTAGTCCAATTCTCTCAAAGATCAAAGCTTTACATTGGGTTTCACTCTAAATTGACCATGGTGGAGACCTTACCCTTGGGGCGGTTCCACCACCATAGACTCGACCTGAAGCGGTGGCTCCCTTCCTTCTTGTCCTCGCACAAAACCCTCTTCACCCTTCTCTGGATCGCCGCCTTCGCATCGGTTTTCGTGTGGCAGAGGAACATTGTAGATGGCTTCTCGTTTTTCCGGCGAGTTCCGGCGAGAGCCATGCCGAGGCTGAGACCGGCGGCGTTTAACTTGACGGATTTTGGGGCGGTGGGTGATGGTGTTACTTTGAACACCGAGGCGTTTGAGAAGGCTGTGTTGGCTATTTCAAAGCTGGGGAAGAAGGGTGGTGGTCAGCTCAATGTGCCTCCTGGGCGGTGGCTCACGGCGCCGTTTAATCTCACTAGTCATATGACTCTGTTTCTTGCTGAAGATGCTGAGATACTTGGAATGCAGGTAGGCTTTCGTTTGCTCCTGATCATGTCTGTGATGCTATTCGAAATGTGAATACTTGATTGGTTTACAAGTTACTGCAAGGTAGTTATAATCCTAGTATGCTAGATGAAGAATGACTATTTCTTTAGAACTTGGAGTTTGATAATAGTTATGAATTGGGCCTTGGACCAGGTCAGGTTTTGGTAGCTTATATGACATTTTTCGTATTTGAATTTGTAGGAGTTCTCCTTTTTATTTGGTGATGTAGATGCTTAGTCTAGAAGAAATGGGGTTAGATCACGGTTGTGTTTATTCCGCTCTGTAATGTGTATATGCATCCCTTTCAAACAATTATTCGCTAGAGTAAGGTTACACTTGTTTAGGACTTGGAATTTGATAAGAATTATGGTACTCGGTTTAATGAGCTGAGCTCCCAACACTGGTTGAAGTGTTACCTGTTATGTAATGAATGTGATTTTTCTAAAGGATTTAAGCCATAC is a window from the Rosa chinensis cultivar Old Blush chromosome 2, RchiOBHm-V2, whole genome shotgun sequence genome containing:
- the LOC112188269 gene encoding photosystem I chlorophyll a/b-binding protein 6, chloroplastic, whose protein sequence is MALAIASSALSSFPTREVPWKYSPGLRVTTCMLGRNSTRVGASKGVSSVCEPLPPDRPLWFPGSSPPEWLDGSLPGDFGFDPLGLGSDPELLKWFAQAELMHGRWAMLAVAGILIPEWLERLGFLENFSWFEAGEREYFADPTTLFLVQLALMGWVEGRRWADMLNPGSVSIEPKMPHKKIPKADVGYPGGLFFDPIMWGRGSPEPVMVLRTKEIKNGRLAMLAFVGFLFQAIYTGKDPIENLMDHLADPGHVNVFSAFTSQY